In Desulfobacteraceae bacterium, a single genomic region encodes these proteins:
- a CDS encoding CBS domain-containing protein has product MTMRARDVMVTEFDKIHAEESARLAIEMILNGKLRETGHKTVSLVVVDEFSELAGVVTMFDLLYHLRPDFLNYGYSGDYISWEGQIQPFIEALKNKKVKQIMSPEVIGASPDEHLMTILDRMVKNKYRRLPVIQNNKPIGIVYIADVFHHLFANNPR; this is encoded by the coding sequence ATGACGATGCGTGCGCGGGACGTTATGGTCACGGAGTTTGACAAGATTCATGCGGAAGAATCCGCCCGCTTGGCCATCGAGATGATCTTGAACGGAAAGCTCAGGGAAACGGGCCACAAGACGGTCAGCCTGGTGGTCGTCGACGAATTCAGCGAACTGGCCGGGGTCGTCACCATGTTCGACCTCCTCTACCACCTGCGTCCCGACTTTTTGAACTATGGTTACAGCGGTGACTATATCTCGTGGGAAGGTCAGATCCAGCCTTTCATCGAGGCTCTCAAAAACAAGAAGGTCAAGCAGATCATGAGCCCGGAAGTCATCGGGGCCTCCCCCGACGAGCACTTGATGACGATCCTGGACCGGATGGTCAAAAACAAGTACCGCCGCTTGCCGGTGATCCAAAACAATAAACCGATCGGGATCGTCTACATCGCCGACGTCTTCCACCACCTGTTCGCAAACAACCCCAGGTGA